The following are encoded together in the Bubalus kerabau isolate K-KA32 ecotype Philippines breed swamp buffalo chromosome 3, PCC_UOA_SB_1v2, whole genome shotgun sequence genome:
- the STK38 gene encoding serine/threonine-protein kinase 38 isoform X1 codes for MAMTGSTPCSSMSSHTKERVTMTKVTLENFYSNLIAQHEEREMRQKKLEKVMEEEGLKDEEKRLRRSAHARKETEFLRLKRTRLGLEDFESLKVIGRGAFGEVRLVQKKDTGHVYAMKILRKADMLEKEQVGHIRAERDILVEADSLWVVKMFYSFQDKLNLYLIMEFLPGGDMMTLLMKKDTLTEEETQFYIAETVLAIDSIHQLGFIHRDIKPDNLLLDSKGHVKLSDFGLCTGLKKAHRTEFYRNLNHSLPSDFTFQNMNSKRKAETWKRNRRQLAFSTVGTPDYIAPEVFMQTGYNKLCDWWSLGVIMYEMLIGYPPFCSETPQETYKKVMNWKETLTFPPEVPISEKAKDLILRFCCEWEHRIGAPGVEEIKNNSFFEGVDWEHIRERPAAISIEIKSIDDTSNFDEFPESDILKPTEQMWLVIPRGRVLVASSQPLCLQSIATANAIFRQNTLLSQGRWEPALLNRSSCEETSSVGPTPLLLAPGCLRAAGAPAVQCSEAEGRLADPSAVSWWALCTTVCSSAPFSPQAAKMDTSAPAVHQSRALLGTCIVRSLLWVQERSLGQRPSRVGICLNSGICLNAA; via the exons ATGGCAATGACAGGCTCAACACCTTGCTCGTCCATGAGTAGTCACACAAAGGAAAGGGTGACAATGACCAAAGTGACACTGGAGAATTTTTATAGCAACCTTATTGCTCAACATGAAGAACGAGAAATGAG acAAAAGAAGTTAGAAAAAGTGATGGAAGAAGAAGGCCTCAAGGATGAAGAG AAACGACTCCGGAGATCAGCGCATGCTCGGAAGGAAACAGAGTTTCTTCGTTTGAAGAGAACAAGACTTGGACTGGAAGATTTTGAGTCCTTAAAAGTAATAGGCAGAGGAGCCTTTGGTGAG GTGCGGCTTGTTCAGAAGAAAGATACGGGCCATGTGTATGCAATGAAAATACTTCGTAAAGCAGATATGCTTGAAAAAGAGCAG GTTGGCCACATTCGTGCGGAGCGAGACATTCTAGTGGAGGCAGACAGTTTGTGGGTTGTGAAAATGTTCTATAGTTTTCAGGATAAGCTAAACCTCTACCTAATCATGGAGTTCCTGCCTGGAG GGGACATGATGACCCTGTTGATGAAAAAAGACACGCTGACAGAAGAGGAGACTCAGTTTTATATAGCAGAGACAGTATTAGCCATTGACTCTATTCACCAACTTGGCTTCATCCACAGAGACATCAAACCAGACAACCTTCTCCTGGACAGCAAG GGCCATGTGAAGCTTTCTGACTTTGGCCTTTGCACAGGGCTGAAAAAAGCACACAGGACAGAATTTTATAGGAATCTGAACCACAGCCTCCCCAGTGATTTCA CTTTTCAGAACATGAATTCCAAAAGGAAAGCAGAAACCTGGAAAAGAAATAGACGTCAGCTA GCCTTCTCCACAGTAGGCACTCCTGACTACATTGCTCCTGAGGTGTTCATGCAGACCGGGTACAACAAGCTCTGTGATTGGTGGTCGCTGGGGGTGATCATGTATGAAATGCTCATTG GCTACCCACCTTTCTGTTCTGAGACCCCTCAAGAGACATATAAGAAGGTGATGAACTGGAAAGAAACTTTGACTTTTCCTCCAGAAGTTCCTATTTCTGAGAAAGCCAAGGATCTAATTTTGAG ATTCTGCTGTGAATGGGAACATAGAATTGGAGCCCCTGGAGTTGAGGAAatcaaaaataattctttttttgaaGGTGTTGACTGGGAACATATCAG AGAGAGACCTGCTGCAATATCTATTGAAATCAAAAGCATTGATGATACCTCAAACTTTGATGAGTTTCCAGAATCTGATATTCTTAAGCCAACAG AGCAAATGTGGCTTGTAATACCAAGAGGCAGAGTGCTGGTGGCTTCTTCTCAACCCCTTTGTCTGCAAAGCATTGCAACAGCGAACGCCATCTTTAGGCAGAATACTTTACTGTCTCAGGGAAGATGGGAGCCCGCCCTTCTGAACCGGAGTTCGTGTGAAGAGACATCTTCTGTCGGCCCCACGCCCCTGCTCCTTGCACCTGGCTGTCTCAGGGCAGCGGGCGCTCCTGCAGTTCAGTGCAGTGAGGCCGAGGGGAGACTTGCTGACCCAAGTGCTGTCAGCTGGTGGGCCCTTTGTACAACTGTTTGTAGCTCAGCCCCATTTTCCCCACAAGCTGCCAAGATGGACACCTCAGCTCCTGCAGTCCACCAGAGCAGGGCTCTGCTCGGGACATGTATTGTGAGGAGCCTTCTCTGGGTCCAGGAAAGGAGCCTCGGGCAAAGACCAAGCAGGGTGGGAATCTGTTTAAATTCAGGCATCTGTTTAAATGCAGCTTAA
- the STK38 gene encoding serine/threonine-protein kinase 38 isoform X3, whose product MAMTGSTPCSSMSSHTKERVTMTKVTLENFYSNLIAQHEEREMRQKKLEKVMEEEGLKDEEKRLRRSAHARKETEFLRLKRTRLGLEDFESLKVIGRGAFGEVRLVQKKDTGHVYAMKILRKADMLEKEQVGHIRAERDILVEADSLWVVKMFYSFQDKLNLYLIMEFLPGGDMMTLLMKKDTLTEEETQFYIAETVLAIDSIHQLGFIHRDIKPDNLLLDSKGHVKLSDFGLCTGLKKAHRTEFYRNLNHSLPSDFTFQNMNSKRKAETWKRNRRQLAFSTVGTPDYIAPEVFMQTGYNKLCDWWSLGVIMYEMLIGYPPFCSETPQETYKKVMNWKETLTFPPEVPISEKAKDLILRFCCEWEHRIGAPGVEEIKNNSFFEGVDWEHIRERPAAISIEIKSIDDTSNFDEFPESDILKPTVATSNHPDTDYKNKDWVFINYTYKRFEGLTARGAIPSYMKAAK is encoded by the exons ATGGCAATGACAGGCTCAACACCTTGCTCGTCCATGAGTAGTCACACAAAGGAAAGGGTGACAATGACCAAAGTGACACTGGAGAATTTTTATAGCAACCTTATTGCTCAACATGAAGAACGAGAAATGAG acAAAAGAAGTTAGAAAAAGTGATGGAAGAAGAAGGCCTCAAGGATGAAGAG AAACGACTCCGGAGATCAGCGCATGCTCGGAAGGAAACAGAGTTTCTTCGTTTGAAGAGAACAAGACTTGGACTGGAAGATTTTGAGTCCTTAAAAGTAATAGGCAGAGGAGCCTTTGGTGAG GTGCGGCTTGTTCAGAAGAAAGATACGGGCCATGTGTATGCAATGAAAATACTTCGTAAAGCAGATATGCTTGAAAAAGAGCAG GTTGGCCACATTCGTGCGGAGCGAGACATTCTAGTGGAGGCAGACAGTTTGTGGGTTGTGAAAATGTTCTATAGTTTTCAGGATAAGCTAAACCTCTACCTAATCATGGAGTTCCTGCCTGGAG GGGACATGATGACCCTGTTGATGAAAAAAGACACGCTGACAGAAGAGGAGACTCAGTTTTATATAGCAGAGACAGTATTAGCCATTGACTCTATTCACCAACTTGGCTTCATCCACAGAGACATCAAACCAGACAACCTTCTCCTGGACAGCAAG GGCCATGTGAAGCTTTCTGACTTTGGCCTTTGCACAGGGCTGAAAAAAGCACACAGGACAGAATTTTATAGGAATCTGAACCACAGCCTCCCCAGTGATTTCA CTTTTCAGAACATGAATTCCAAAAGGAAAGCAGAAACCTGGAAAAGAAATAGACGTCAGCTA GCCTTCTCCACAGTAGGCACTCCTGACTACATTGCTCCTGAGGTGTTCATGCAGACCGGGTACAACAAGCTCTGTGATTGGTGGTCGCTGGGGGTGATCATGTATGAAATGCTCATTG GCTACCCACCTTTCTGTTCTGAGACCCCTCAAGAGACATATAAGAAGGTGATGAACTGGAAAGAAACTTTGACTTTTCCTCCAGAAGTTCCTATTTCTGAGAAAGCCAAGGATCTAATTTTGAG ATTCTGCTGTGAATGGGAACATAGAATTGGAGCCCCTGGAGTTGAGGAAatcaaaaataattctttttttgaaGGTGTTGACTGGGAACATATCAG AGAGAGACCTGCTGCAATATCTATTGAAATCAAAAGCATTGATGATACCTCAAACTTTGATGAGTTTCCAGAATCTGATATTCTTAAGCCAACAG TGGCAACAAGTAATCACCCTGACACAGACTACAAGAACAAAGACTGGGTCTTCATCAATTACACCTACAAGCGCTTTGAGGGCCTGACTGCACGGGGGGCGATACCTTCCTACATGAAAGCAGCAAAATAG
- the STK38 gene encoding serine/threonine-protein kinase 38 isoform X2 produces MEEEGLKDEEKRLRRSAHARKETEFLRLKRTRLGLEDFESLKVIGRGAFGEVRLVQKKDTGHVYAMKILRKADMLEKEQVGHIRAERDILVEADSLWVVKMFYSFQDKLNLYLIMEFLPGGDMMTLLMKKDTLTEEETQFYIAETVLAIDSIHQLGFIHRDIKPDNLLLDSKGHVKLSDFGLCTGLKKAHRTEFYRNLNHSLPSDFTFQNMNSKRKAETWKRNRRQLAFSTVGTPDYIAPEVFMQTGYNKLCDWWSLGVIMYEMLIGYPPFCSETPQETYKKVMNWKETLTFPPEVPISEKAKDLILRFCCEWEHRIGAPGVEEIKNNSFFEGVDWEHIRERPAAISIEIKSIDDTSNFDEFPESDILKPTEQMWLVIPRGRVLVASSQPLCLQSIATANAIFRQNTLLSQGRWEPALLNRSSCEETSSVGPTPLLLAPGCLRAAGAPAVQCSEAEGRLADPSAVSWWALCTTVCSSAPFSPQAAKMDTSAPAVHQSRALLGTCIVRSLLWVQERSLGQRPSRVGICLNSGICLNAA; encoded by the exons ATGGAAGAAGAAGGCCTCAAGGATGAAGAG AAACGACTCCGGAGATCAGCGCATGCTCGGAAGGAAACAGAGTTTCTTCGTTTGAAGAGAACAAGACTTGGACTGGAAGATTTTGAGTCCTTAAAAGTAATAGGCAGAGGAGCCTTTGGTGAG GTGCGGCTTGTTCAGAAGAAAGATACGGGCCATGTGTATGCAATGAAAATACTTCGTAAAGCAGATATGCTTGAAAAAGAGCAG GTTGGCCACATTCGTGCGGAGCGAGACATTCTAGTGGAGGCAGACAGTTTGTGGGTTGTGAAAATGTTCTATAGTTTTCAGGATAAGCTAAACCTCTACCTAATCATGGAGTTCCTGCCTGGAG GGGACATGATGACCCTGTTGATGAAAAAAGACACGCTGACAGAAGAGGAGACTCAGTTTTATATAGCAGAGACAGTATTAGCCATTGACTCTATTCACCAACTTGGCTTCATCCACAGAGACATCAAACCAGACAACCTTCTCCTGGACAGCAAG GGCCATGTGAAGCTTTCTGACTTTGGCCTTTGCACAGGGCTGAAAAAAGCACACAGGACAGAATTTTATAGGAATCTGAACCACAGCCTCCCCAGTGATTTCA CTTTTCAGAACATGAATTCCAAAAGGAAAGCAGAAACCTGGAAAAGAAATAGACGTCAGCTA GCCTTCTCCACAGTAGGCACTCCTGACTACATTGCTCCTGAGGTGTTCATGCAGACCGGGTACAACAAGCTCTGTGATTGGTGGTCGCTGGGGGTGATCATGTATGAAATGCTCATTG GCTACCCACCTTTCTGTTCTGAGACCCCTCAAGAGACATATAAGAAGGTGATGAACTGGAAAGAAACTTTGACTTTTCCTCCAGAAGTTCCTATTTCTGAGAAAGCCAAGGATCTAATTTTGAG ATTCTGCTGTGAATGGGAACATAGAATTGGAGCCCCTGGAGTTGAGGAAatcaaaaataattctttttttgaaGGTGTTGACTGGGAACATATCAG AGAGAGACCTGCTGCAATATCTATTGAAATCAAAAGCATTGATGATACCTCAAACTTTGATGAGTTTCCAGAATCTGATATTCTTAAGCCAACAG AGCAAATGTGGCTTGTAATACCAAGAGGCAGAGTGCTGGTGGCTTCTTCTCAACCCCTTTGTCTGCAAAGCATTGCAACAGCGAACGCCATCTTTAGGCAGAATACTTTACTGTCTCAGGGAAGATGGGAGCCCGCCCTTCTGAACCGGAGTTCGTGTGAAGAGACATCTTCTGTCGGCCCCACGCCCCTGCTCCTTGCACCTGGCTGTCTCAGGGCAGCGGGCGCTCCTGCAGTTCAGTGCAGTGAGGCCGAGGGGAGACTTGCTGACCCAAGTGCTGTCAGCTGGTGGGCCCTTTGTACAACTGTTTGTAGCTCAGCCCCATTTTCCCCACAAGCTGCCAAGATGGACACCTCAGCTCCTGCAGTCCACCAGAGCAGGGCTCTGCTCGGGACATGTATTGTGAGGAGCCTTCTCTGGGTCCAGGAAAGGAGCCTCGGGCAAAGACCAAGCAGGGTGGGAATCTGTTTAAATTCAGGCATCTGTTTAAATGCAGCTTAA
- the STK38 gene encoding serine/threonine-protein kinase 38 isoform X4, with protein sequence MMTLLMKKDTLTEEETQFYIAETVLAIDSIHQLGFIHRDIKPDNLLLDSKGHVKLSDFGLCTGLKKAHRTEFYRNLNHSLPSDFTFQNMNSKRKAETWKRNRRQLAFSTVGTPDYIAPEVFMQTGYNKLCDWWSLGVIMYEMLIGYPPFCSETPQETYKKVMNWKETLTFPPEVPISEKAKDLILRFCCEWEHRIGAPGVEEIKNNSFFEGVDWEHIRERPAAISIEIKSIDDTSNFDEFPESDILKPTEQMWLVIPRGRVLVASSQPLCLQSIATANAIFRQNTLLSQGRWEPALLNRSSCEETSSVGPTPLLLAPGCLRAAGAPAVQCSEAEGRLADPSAVSWWALCTTVCSSAPFSPQAAKMDTSAPAVHQSRALLGTCIVRSLLWVQERSLGQRPSRVGICLNSGICLNAA encoded by the exons ATGATGACCCTGTTGATGAAAAAAGACACGCTGACAGAAGAGGAGACTCAGTTTTATATAGCAGAGACAGTATTAGCCATTGACTCTATTCACCAACTTGGCTTCATCCACAGAGACATCAAACCAGACAACCTTCTCCTGGACAGCAAG GGCCATGTGAAGCTTTCTGACTTTGGCCTTTGCACAGGGCTGAAAAAAGCACACAGGACAGAATTTTATAGGAATCTGAACCACAGCCTCCCCAGTGATTTCA CTTTTCAGAACATGAATTCCAAAAGGAAAGCAGAAACCTGGAAAAGAAATAGACGTCAGCTA GCCTTCTCCACAGTAGGCACTCCTGACTACATTGCTCCTGAGGTGTTCATGCAGACCGGGTACAACAAGCTCTGTGATTGGTGGTCGCTGGGGGTGATCATGTATGAAATGCTCATTG GCTACCCACCTTTCTGTTCTGAGACCCCTCAAGAGACATATAAGAAGGTGATGAACTGGAAAGAAACTTTGACTTTTCCTCCAGAAGTTCCTATTTCTGAGAAAGCCAAGGATCTAATTTTGAG ATTCTGCTGTGAATGGGAACATAGAATTGGAGCCCCTGGAGTTGAGGAAatcaaaaataattctttttttgaaGGTGTTGACTGGGAACATATCAG AGAGAGACCTGCTGCAATATCTATTGAAATCAAAAGCATTGATGATACCTCAAACTTTGATGAGTTTCCAGAATCTGATATTCTTAAGCCAACAG AGCAAATGTGGCTTGTAATACCAAGAGGCAGAGTGCTGGTGGCTTCTTCTCAACCCCTTTGTCTGCAAAGCATTGCAACAGCGAACGCCATCTTTAGGCAGAATACTTTACTGTCTCAGGGAAGATGGGAGCCCGCCCTTCTGAACCGGAGTTCGTGTGAAGAGACATCTTCTGTCGGCCCCACGCCCCTGCTCCTTGCACCTGGCTGTCTCAGGGCAGCGGGCGCTCCTGCAGTTCAGTGCAGTGAGGCCGAGGGGAGACTTGCTGACCCAAGTGCTGTCAGCTGGTGGGCCCTTTGTACAACTGTTTGTAGCTCAGCCCCATTTTCCCCACAAGCTGCCAAGATGGACACCTCAGCTCCTGCAGTCCACCAGAGCAGGGCTCTGCTCGGGACATGTATTGTGAGGAGCCTTCTCTGGGTCCAGGAAAGGAGCCTCGGGCAAAGACCAAGCAGGGTGGGAATCTGTTTAAATTCAGGCATCTGTTTAAATGCAGCTTAA